A segment of the Actinomyces sp. oral taxon 171 str. F0337 genome:
GACGGCACCCGACTCACCTATGGTGAGGTCGCCGATGGCGCCCTGCGCACCGCGGCGTGGCTGCGTGGGCGCGGTGTCGTGGACGGCGATGTCATCGGGGTCACGCTGCCCCGTGGCCCCGAGCAGATCATTGCCGTCCTTGGCGTCCTTGCCGCAGGAGCCATCTACGTCCCTATGTCCACAACGCACCCGCAGGCCCGGCGCACCGCCGCCTTCCAGCAAGCCGGTGTGGACCTTGTCGTGGACTCCCTTGAGGAGGCATGGGGCACCGAGCCCCTCAACACACCGGTGCCCATCACTCCGGAGCAGGCCGCCTACATCATCTTCACATCCGGCTCCTCCGGCGAGCCGAAGGGCGTCGAGATCAGCCACCGCTCTGCGTGGAACACGCTCGACGACGTTTGCACCCGCTTCGGCATAACACAGGAGGACCGGGGGCTGGCGGTCTCCGCACTCGATTTCGATCTGTCCGTCTTCGATATCTTCGGCCTACTCGGTCGAGGAGGCTCCCTCGTCCTGCTGCGAGACGAGGACCAACGCGATGCGGAAGAGTGGTCTCGGCTTGTCACCTCAATGGGAGTCACCGTATGGAACTCTGCCCCCATTCTGCTCGATATGCTCCTCACGACGCTGGAGGCAAGGCCCAGTGACAGCCTCGGACTGCGCCTCGTCCTCGAGTCCGGCGATTGGGTGGGTCTCGACCTGCCCGGACGTCTCCGGTCCTTGTGCCCCGATGCCCGCTTCGTCGCTCTAGGCGGAGCCACCGAGGCGGCTGTATGGTCCAACTACGAAGAGGTCGACGTCGTCGACCCGTCGTGGCGATCCATCCCCTATGGCCGTCCTCTCTCCAATCAACAGCTGCGCGTCGTCACGCCGAACATGCTCGACTGCCCCGTCTGGGTGGCCGGGGATCTGCTGATCGGCGGCGATGGAGTGGCCCACGGTTACCGCAACAATCCGGCGCTGACGGCAGCAGCCTTCAGCCGCGATGAGGACGGCATCTCCTGGTACCGAACCGGTGACCGGGCACGATACCTACCCGATGGGCGTGTCGAGTTCCTCGGTCGCACCGACCTCCAGGTCAAGGTTCGCGGACACCGCATCGAGCTCGGTGGGATCGAGTCCGTCCTCGCCAATCACCCGGACGTCAACAACGCGGTCGTTGTCGTGCACCGGGGTGCTGGCCACGAACTCGCCGCTGCCGTAACGGTCAACGGTGCGGTGGACGAGCCCACGCTGCTGAACTGGTTACGAGAACGGCTCCCCGCCTACGAGGTACCCGCCGTCGTGCTCGTCCTGCCCACTCTGCCGCTCACCCGCAACGGGAAAGTCGACCGCGCAGCCCTCACAACGTTGACAAGGGGATTGAGTGCAACGTCTACGGAGAACGACGCCCCGCCCGAGGGACCGTATGAGGAGTACGTGGCCGCCCTGTGGGAGGAGTTCCTCTCCGTACCGGTGACAAGTCGCGCTGCGAGCTTCTTCGAACTCGGCGGCGACTCTCTGACCGCCACCCGGATAGCGACCAGGATACGTTCCGAGGAGGGCGCGGATCTGCCCCTGCGAGACCTCTTCCTCGACCCGACTCTGGCAGGCACCGCGCGTGCCCTGGAGAGGTCGGGCCTCGCCCTGCCCTCATCCACCACGCCCGACGACGAGTACGAGGAGGGTGAGCTGTGAGTCCCACGTCCCCCAATGATCAGTCCCTTACCGTCCTGCTTGATGACCTGCGCCGTGCCGGTATCGAGCTTCACGCTGAGGACGGTCGTCTACGCTTCCGTGCACCTCGCGGCGCCCTCACCCCAGAACTCCGTGAACGCCTGACCGTGCACCGCGACGAGATCCTTGAGCGCCTCCAACGGAAGGACCGCCCACTCCTCAAGGCACACCCCGAGGACGCCGAGGCCCCCTTCCCTCTCACCGACATTCAGACATCTCATCTGGTGGGGCGTGGCAGCGCAATCGATTACGGAGGTCTCGGCTGCCACGGCTACACGGAGATCGAGTTCCCCGATCTGGATCCCGTCCGCCTTGAGGACGCTTGGAATCGACTCGTCGAACGGCACGGGATGCTTCGTGCCGGCTTTGACGTCGCCGGGTGGCAACAGGTACCTGCGACGCGTGAGCGAGTGAGCATCGGGGTCACCGATGTCCGCGGGCAGGGCATCGAAGCTGCCCAAACGGTGCTGGACACCACCCGTGAGCGGATGGCCCACCAGGTCTACGACATCGAGTCATGGCCACTGTTCGAGCTGCATGTGACGCGGCACGACTGCGGAGCTCGGCTGCATTTCTCCATCGACCTGCTCATCGCTGATGCGCGCAGCATCACGACGCTCATTGACGAACTCGTGAGCCTGTACTTGGCGCCGCATGAGGACCTCGAACCCCTGGATGCCACTTTCCGCGACTACGTCCTCGCGCTGCGTGCCATCCAGGAGCCGGGCCATCCGTGGGCCGAGCGGGTCGCTCAGGACCGGGACTACTGGCAGGAGCGGTTGAACGACCTGCCGGGTGCCCCGGAGGTCCCCCTCGCTCCACCGCGCCAGAGCCCACCGACTTTCCACCGTCACGTCCTGCGTCTGGACGCCAACCGTTGGAAGGCGCTCAAGACTTTCGCGGCCTCCGCTGGAGCATCACCGACAGGTCTCCTACTCGCCGTCTACGGCTCCACCCTGGCTCGTTGGGCTCGCAGACCGCGCTTCACGCTCAACGTCACCTCGCTCGTGCCGCTTCCCCTGCACGATGACCTCGAGCGCATCATCGGCGACTTCACCTCCACCATTCCTGTGCTCGTCGATGCGAGCGGAGCCGACCGCATTGAGGAGGTTATCGGCCGGGTACACCATCAGCTGTGGGAGGACCTCGACCACCACCACGTCAGTGGCGTTGAGGTCGTCCGTGAGATCGCCCGCCGTCGCGGCTGGAAGGCTGCGCTCCTCCCCTTCGTTTTCACATCCATGCTCGGTGTCGGCAGCCGCGATTCCCTGTCTCGTCTTGGCGGCAGGACCGTCCAAGGCCTGACCCAGACCCCGCAGGTACTCATCGACTGTCAAGTCCTCGAACTCGACGGGGAGCTCGAGGTGAGTTGGGACGTCCGTGACGAAGCCCTGCGCGGTGATTGGGACAAGGATGCCTTCACCTGTATGCGGGACCTCCTCCTGGCCCTGGCGGATGGCCGCCCCATCCCCATGGAACCGGACCCGACCATCTGCCGGATCACTCCTGTCCCCGGCCGACCAATCCGATTGGAGCGGTCGGTTGTTGATCGTGCGCTGACCGCCCCCGGCTCCGTAGCCGTCATCAGCGGTGAGAGGTCCTGGACCTACAAGAACCTCCTCGACCGCTCGGCCGCGTACGCCGCCTCGATCCGCGCCGCCGGCGCGGCCCCCGGAAATCATGTGGCCGTATGTCTTCCCCATGGCTTCGAGCTCGTGTCCGCCCTCGTCGGAGCCCTGCGCGCAGGCACCGCCTACGTGCCCATCGACGTTTCACATCCGGTAGGACGACGCGTCCGCATCGCCGAGCTCGCCGAAGCGAGCCTCGTCATCACGGACCGGGACCACACCGCCGAGGACTGGAGGTGCACGGTCCTCAACGCCGAGTCCGTCACCGACTCCCTCATCGCTGACACAGCGGGTATCGACGAGGAGACGGACACGTCTGCGCCCGCCTACCTCATCTACACGTCGGGCTCCACTGGTGCTCCGAAGGGCGTCGTCATCACGCACGCCGCCGCCGGCAACACGATCATGGACGTCTCCACCAGGTTCGGAGTCGATGAGCACGACCGGGCAATGGCTTTGGCCTCCCCCAGCTTCGACCTATCCGTCTACGACGTTTTCGGTGTCCTCGCCGCAGGTGGAGCACTCATCATCCCCACCGAGCAGCAACGCACCGACCCCGTGGCCTGGGCGGGTCTCGTCCGGCACCACAAGATCACCATATGGAACTCCGTGCCCGCCCAGATGCAGATGGTCCTCGATTCCCTCGTGGGTGGGGACAATGATCTCGCGAGTCTGCGCACGGTCCTGCTGTCGGGCGACTGGATCCCCGTGGCGTTGCCCGGCCAGCTGCGCACCGCCGCTCCGAGCGCCCGTATCATCAGCCTCGGCGGCGCCACGGAGGCCTCTATCTGGTCAGTGTTCCACGAGATCGACGAGGTTGCACCGACATGGGTCTCCATACCCTACGGTCGAGCCCTGACGAACCAGGCGATCCACGTTCTTGACGAGGATCTTCGTGAACGCCGCCCCGGTGTGGACGGCGAGCTCTATCTCGCCGGCGCAGGCTTGGCTCAGGGATACCATGCCTCTCCTGAGATCACCGCACGTCAATTCCTCATCCATCCTCGCACCAACGAGCGCCTGTACCGCACCGGCGACTGGGGCCGTAGGGACACCGAGGGCATTGTCGAGTTCCTCGGCCGTGAGGACGGCCAGGTCAAGGTCCACGGACACCGTATCGAACTGGCTGAGGTCGAGTCCGCCCTCGCATCCCACCCGTCGGTGTCGTCAGCTGTGGCACTCGTCGACCGTAGCGGGGACTCCCAGCGTCTCGTCGGCTTCGTCGCCCCCGCCCCCGCCACCGACGCACCTGTAGCAGCCGGGCTCGCGTCCAGCCCGATCCTGGACGACGTCGACAACGCTGAACTCGCCCAGGTCGCCATTCTCGGCGGCCGACGGGCGCTCCATTCGATGGCACGCGTCCTGTGGGACGGTGGCCTCGACTCGGGTCCGCGCACACACGAGGAACTGCTAGCCCTCGCCACACCGTCGCATCATGGTCTGCTCACCCGTTGGATCCGCGCTCTCGTCCATGAGGGTCTCCTTGTCGAGAGCGAGGGTACTTACTGCATGCACGCCGAGCCGACCTATCAGGAGGCAGAAGCGCTCGATGTCCGTATCCGCGAGATGGAGGATCACACCGGGTACGGGCACGAAGTCGACGCCTATATCCGCAACTGCATGGCTGCTCTGCCCAGCCTGCTGCGCGGCGACGCCCGGGCCACCGAGCTCCTCTTCCCGGAGGGAAAGGCCGATGTCGCCCTGGGGGCGTACCGGGACAACCTTGTCAGCCGCTACTTCAACGACATCATCGCCCGCACAATCTCCTCACTCGCAGAAGACCGCCCCACCGGTTCCCCGCTGCGGATCCTCGAGGTGGGAGCCGGCGTCGGCGGGACCTCGACAGCCGTTCTTGAGTCACTTGAGGGAACTGATACGCAATACCTGTTCACCGACGTCTCAACGTTCTTCCTCACCCGAGCGCGGGAGATCTACGGCCCGCGCCCCGGCCTGACGTATGGGATCCTCGACATCAACCACGATCCCCTTGAACAGGGCATCGCACCGAACTCCTGCGACGTCGTCCTGGCTGCGAACGTCCTGCACAACGCGCTCGACATCGACACGGCACTCGAACGGATCCACGGGATGCTCGCCCCACGGGGACGCCTCGTCCTCCTCGACGAGGCCCGGGACAACTACACGCTCATGGTCTCCATGGACTTCCAGTCCGGGCTTCGGCAGGAGTTCGTCGATTTCCGTCAGGACACAGGTGAGGTCTTCATCCCCGCCTCCACGTGGCGCGAGCTGCTAGAGCGGCACGGCTTCATCCTCGAGGGATTCACCCCCGGCGACGACGACTTGGCATCAGTCGGGCAGGTCCTCGCGCTCGCCCGCGTCAAAGACGGCCTCGCTCCCGTCTCTTCAGAAGAACTCACCAAGTACCTCGAGGACAAGCTGCCCCCATACATGGTTCCCGCCGAGCTCCGAGTCCTCGATACTCTGCCGACAACCTTGAATGGCAAGACGGATCGCAAGGCGCTCGGCGAGCAGCTCCGAGTCGTCACCCATGCCGTCAACGCGAGCGGCGACGAGGAGGCCACTGGCACCGAGCAGGCCGTGGCTGCCATCTGGCAGGAGATCCTCGGGACTGGACCGCTCAGTCCGTCTCAGAACTTCTTCAACGTCGGCGGGGACTCCCTGCTCGTCGCCCGCATGGTCAATGAACTACGTCACCGTGGTCTCGTTCCGGACTCCGTGACATGGGACGACGTCATGCGCAGGGTGATGACCGACCCAACGGTCCGTGGCGTAGCCGCGCTCGTCGATGCCCTCGCCATCGACGGCACGGACAAGGCGAACGGGGCGACCTCATCTGGCGCGATCGTCCTGCGACCGGGCGCGGGACGCACGGCACGCGTCATCGTGCATGACGGCTCGGGCACGCTCACCCCCTATCGCAACCTCATCAATGAGCTCCGAACGGCCGAGTCGCCACTGCCGCTCATCGGTCTCGAGGCCTCTGACCCGCAGTTCCTCACCACCCTCGAGCCGGAGGAAGTCCTCGATCATCTCTGCGATGAGCACATCCGGACCCTACGCACCCTCGATCTGGAAGAAGTCCGTCTCACCGGCTACTGCATGGGTGGGATGGTCGCGGCAGAACTCGCCCGGCGCCTGCCGGAGGCTGGAATCCGTGTCAACGGCCTCACAGTCATCTCCTCCTACCGGCTGCCCTGCGATGTTACCTCCCGCTTCGTCGTCGAATACGTCTACGCTCGTTCCGTCGGCATCGACCCGACCGTGCTCGGCTTCGCAAAGCCCGAAGTCATGGGGGAGCTCCTGCAAGCCGCCCTCCAACGGACCCCCGGCACGATATCGGACGAGTCGATCGCTGCGGCCGCGGACGAGTCGGGACTCACGGACCTGAGCACGCTGCTGCGCATGGAACCCGATGCCCGCCTCAAGAATCTCGTCACCGCCGTCGGGCCCAGCTTCGATGCCAGCTACATCCGCAACACCTTCGAGATGTTCCGTCAGGCGATGAGGGTCATGGGGCGAGTGGAGCCCACCGTCTGCGAGACGGATCTGACCTTTCTCTCCGAGCACGGTGAACAGGCCCTCCTGCCAGGGCTCGACGACGACATGGAGTCCTTCTGGGATTCCCGGAGCAACGCCCGCTTCCGCACCGTGGACATTCCTGGTAACCACTTCTCCTGCATGGAACCTCCTATCGTGTCTCGGATCGCCGCGGAGCTTCTCGAGGATGACCTACGGTGAGCACCATCGGCATCATTGGAGCCAACGGCACTATCGGTAGCGGGGTGGCCCGCGCTCTCGCTCGCACGGGGAACGACCTGTGTCTGGGTACACGGGTGCCCGAACGCGTTCATAGCCTTGTCAATGAGGTGGCTCGTCCCGATGGTCCCAGTATCGAGGTCCGTACCGTCGATCTTGATGATGACAACTCCGTTGTCTCTTTTCTCGACGGCCTCGACGCCGTCGTATCCTGCGCTGCCCCGTCCTCCCGTTGGTCCGGTCCGATGGCCCGCAGGGCCCTCACCGTTGGGGTTCCCCTCGTCGACCCCGCAGGAGGTGACCTGCTCCACGAGTGCAGCGACCTCGGAAGGTTCTACGGGAACGGTGGCGACCTGCGCTCGGCCGTCGTCGTCGACGCCGGTATGCAGCCCGGTCTCACCGGCCTCATAGTGCGCGCTCTCCTCGCCCGTGCCTCTTCAACGCCCCGCAGCGTCGGCCTGTGGCACGGAGGCCTGGGCGTCATCCCGAAGGGTTCCGCCCAGGACCTCCTCCTCGGTACGAGCACGGGAGGTGGCACCCCGCACGCCCGTCGTCACGCACACCGCGTAGTCCCGTTCTCAGGTGGAGGGCGCCACCTGCCGCCCAATGTGCCCCCGACGGCGACTGCCACACCGATCCTGACCGAGGAGATCAACCGGATCTGCTCCGCCCAGAGGATCCCCGACGCAGTCGAGTATCAGATCATCAACGGCGAGCACGTCGCCGAGGTGGCACGCTACTACGCGGCCTCACCCATACTGCTTGGGGACGAGGAACGCATGCAGGAGGCCGTCCACCGGCTCCAGAATGCCGCTCGGGTGGATTGCATCAGCCATCATCCCTCCTACACGCTGCATGCCTGGGCAGGCGATGACGAACTCATCGTCACCACCGACGCGCCCTTCACTCTCACGGCCGAGGTCTCCGCTCTGACCACCATCGCCCTCCTCGAGGGACGAGTCGACTCCGCTGTCCTCCCGTTTGACGAGGCCGTTGACCCCACCTGGGTTTTCTCCCGACTGAGAACACTGCCTAGTGTCACCATCACCGGCAACTCCTGGTACGAGACCGGGGAGAGCCCTCCGGACGGGACGAGCTGCGACATGGAGGAGGGGGAGATCCTATGACCTGCTTGGCGCTGTCCTCGGCACTCCACAACCCGCTGCTGTACGCCGTTGGCCGGGTCCAGACCCCGACTGCAGTGGTCCTCGGGCTTCCACACGCCGGCGGGACCTGTCGCTTGTTCCTCGGCTGGGAGAGGCTCGTGCCTCACGATACCCAGCTTCTCGCACTGCGCTACCCGGGCAGGGAGGCTCGTCTCACCCATGCCCCCTTCCGCCGGATGAGCGACCTCGTTGAACAGATCCTCTCCGCAACCCTTTTCCTGGAGGACATGGATCTGTACCTCTTCGGCCATTCCATGGGTGCACTCGTCGGATACGCGGTGTGCCAGGAGATGAAGGCCCGGGGACGCCGTGCGCCCTCAGGTCTCGTCGTATCCTCAAGTCGGCCTCCCCGGGGCACGCCCGAGAGCGCCCCGATCCGCACCCGGAGCGACGCCAGCCTGTGCGAGGAGCTCCTCGCCCTGGGCGGCACACCTCCAGAGGTCCTCAAGGACCCCGCAACAAGAGAACTCGTCCTGTCCTCGCTGCGGGCCGACTACGAGCTGCTCGAGACCTGGACGCCCTTGGAAGGGCCCATCGACTCCCCCATCCACGAGATCCACGGCGACGCGGATACCCTCACTGAAGACGACGTCGACGGCTGGAGACGCTCCACCACGAGCGATTTTCATTCACGGACCGTTCCCGGCGGGCACTTCTACCTATCAGATTCCCCAGCTCTCGCCACCCATTGTCTGACGGACCTCATCCGGTCCCGTCGCACCACCAACCACCAGTAGCACGAATGAAGAAGGGCACCACGCATGGACATCCGCATCGATTCGGTCAACAAGTCCTTCGGGCAGGGCGACGGTAAGATCGACGTCCTCAAGGACGTCTCCTGCACAATTGACGAGTCAGAGATATGCATGATCGTCGGTGCGAGCGGTTCTGGTAAATCGACTCTACTCAACTGCCTCGGCGGACTGGACCGGCCAGACTCCGGCACGATCCTGGTCGGGGATCGGGAGATCACCTCACTCAGCCGTAAGGATCTCGGCCGCTACCGCCGCGACCTCGTGGGCTTCGTCTTCCAGTTCTACAACCTCGTTCCGACCCTAACCGCCCGTGAAAACGTCGGCGTCTGCGAGTACCTGAGCGACGACCCCATGCCTCTGGACGATCTGCTCGCTGACCTTGGGCTGGCCGACCACCGCAACAAGTTCCCCTCCCAGCTCTCCGGCGGACAGCAGCAGCGCTGCGCCATCGCCCGCGCACTCATCAAACGTCCACGGCTGCTTCTGTGCGATGAGCCCACCGGGGCGCTCGACTACGAGACGAGCAAGGAGATGCTCTCCCTTCTTGAACGTATCAACCACGACCTGGGTACGACCATCGTCATCGTCACACATAACCAGGTGCTCGCTGAGATGGCGCACCGCACCATCACCGTCCGCGATGGCCGTATCTCCGATGTCGAGGTCCGGGAAGACCCTGCGCTTGCCTCGAGCCTGACCTGGTGAAGGGACGCACCGTGAAAATGCTCAACATGCAACTCCTGCGCGATCTGCGCTGCCAGTGGTCGCGCTACCTCGCCTCCGCCCTGCTCATCCTCCTCGGCATCGTCGTGTCCGCAGGCATGGCAGCCGGCAACGGCTCCGCGCTGAACACTGCCAAGGATGCACAGCATACCGGCAACGTCGAGGACGGATACCTCGAACTCACGGCCGAGTTGACCAATGATCAACTCACCTCATTGCGGAACAAGGGTTTGACCTTCGAACGCGCCGAGTTCACCGACGTCCCGGCCGCCGACAACTCCACCGTTCGCGTCTATGAGAACCGCAGCACGATCGACCGCATCAACCTGGAGTCCGGAGCCCTGCCCACAGCGAACGATGAAATCGCACTCGAGCAGACTTACGCCAGGGCCCACAATCTCAAGGTCGGGGACACACTCGACCTCGACGGCACCAGACTCACCATCACCGGTATCGGCTCCACCCCGGATTACGCGACTGTCGTCGCCCGCCCCACCGACACGGCTGCCGATCCCAACGAGTTCGGAACCGCCTTCACCGCCGTGAGCACCGTGGAGTCCCTCGCCAAACAGGGCAACACGCTGACCACCACCTACGTCTACCTCCTGGGCGACTCCGATATGGAGGCCACCGACATCGTCAGCGAGATCAGCAACGCCCTCAGGGACCACGCTGGCACCGCCCAGGTCTCCTCCTACCTCGAACACGACGACAACCCCCGCATCGTCACCGTCATCGATGACCAGACTGTCACCGTCCAGGCCGCTTACATCGCCGGATTCGTAGCGCTAGTCCTCATCGCCTACGTGCTCTCTGTCCTCACTGCCGACAATATTCGCCGCCAGTCACCCGTCATCGGCACCTTCTACGCACTCGGCATCACCAGGCGCGAACTCATCGCCCATTACATGCTCCTGCCCGTCATCCTGGCCGCAGTGTGCGCCGTCGCCGGTACGGTCGGAGGTTTCCTGGCTGCACCGGCCATGCAGAACGCGACGACCTACTACTCGATCCCGGCCCTCGGGTCAGTGGTCTCACCGGGCGTCATCGCCTATGGCGTCCTCACACCGCTCATCACCGTGACGCTCGTCAGCTTCCTCGTCCTACGCAGGAAACTCGCCAAGGAGCCGCTACAGCTGCTTCGCCGCGACACCGGCCAACGTCCGCCATCGAGGGCGACGCTCGAGTCCCTACCCTTCGCGTTCAGCTTCCGTCTGCGCTCCTTCATGCGCGCTTGGACCACTTATGTGCTCATGCTGCTCGGAGTCGTCCTGTCCCTCCTGCTCATGGTCTTCAGTTTCGGCATGCACGACTCCGTCGTGTCCTACGCCGACGACGTGCGCGAGGACATTGATTTCGAGGTCGTCTACGTCTTCCTTGGCGCACCGCCCACGAGTCCGGACGGCGCCGAGACAGCGACGCTGAGGTCCGCCAAGCTCGTGGGCGCTGAAGGCGCCGGCGCCAGCCTGTCAGTCATTGGCATCGACAAGGACACCCAGTACTTCGACGTCGACCTGTCCGGCACCGACGAGACCCACGTCCTCATCTCCAAGGCCGTTTCCCTGAGGTACGGCTACGAGGTGGGCGATGAGTTCACACTCGATCCCATGGACACGGACAACCGCAAGGTCGTCGTCGCCGGGATTGTCGACTACCCGCAGATGGCAGTCTTCGGCGAGCATGAGGACGTTAACTCCCTGCTCGGCCTCGACAGAGGCTCGTCCAACGCGATCGTGAGCGGCACCGTCAATGACGACCTCGATAATCAGGCGCAGTCCGTCATCAGCCGGTCCGACATGATCACCTCGGTCAACACTTTCACCCAAGCGATGCGCCCCACGATCCTCGTCCTGTTCATCGCGTCAATCGGCCTGTTCATCATCGTCATGTTCCTCCTTATGAGGATGGTGGTTGACCGCGAGCAGTACTCGATCTCCCTCATGAAGGCCCTCGGCTACGACGAGGCGAAAGTCGGTCACCTGTATCTAGGCAACTACATCCTCCTCGTACTGCTCTCCCTCACCGTCGGACTGCCGCTCTCCGTCGCCATCATGAGACCGACCTGGCAGTACATGATCTCGAGTCTGGCGACGGCCTTCCCATTCACCACGTCGTCCCGGTCCGTCATCCTCATCGTCGTCATCGTTCTCGCCACCTACGGAGTCGTCCGATTCCTGTCCGGGCGGCACCTGCGCGGTGTCGATGTCACCGAGATCCTCAAGGATCGCGAGTAGCAACCCATCGCTCACGTCCCCGCAGGCCACTTGCCTGCGGGGACAACGACGGCAGTCACGAGAATCCCGTCGCTCACGCCCCAGCCCCCGGTCAGCGTGAATCGGAGCCCCGACTCGCCATGAATCTCAGCGGTCAGAACACCGTCACCAAGTGCGACATCCGCGTCCTCGAAGCCGAGCCACGAACGCTCGCGCGGGTACCAGGCTTTGTACACGGACTCCTTGGCGCTGAACAGGAGACGGTCCCAGGAGACGCCCCCGACGGGCAGAGCCCGCAACCGGCGCCGCTCCGCCGGGGAGGCGACGATGTCGATCACACCGTCCGGGAGCGGTTCGTCCGGCTCAGCATCAATGCCGATCGCATCCGCATCATGCGCGAAGGCGACGGCGGCGGCGCGCAGACCGCGGCAGTGGGTCATCGAACCGACGATACCGTTGGGCCAGGACGGTTCTCCGGCCTCACCGGGAACGAGCGGGACGGGAGGGACACCGAGACGGCCAAGCGCGAGGCGAGCACAGGCACGCACAGTGACGAAGTCGGCGCGACGCGAGACAACCATGGAAGACGCTCGTTCCTCCTCCTCGAGAAAGAGGGGAACGTTGAGATCGACTCGGCTGTCCGCAACTGCGACCCCGGTGGGCAGGAGCCCGTCATAGGCGGTCAGTTGCTCGGGCACATCCCCGTTCCTCCCCTCCTCATTCCTCTCCGGCTACCTCTCTGCACTGCACAGGTTGGCCAGCACCGGGCGAACGCACAGTAGCCTCGAGGCGGAGCGCCTCCTTATCAAACCATCTCGGACAGAACGATCCGTCCTGCGCGAGACGCCGGCGGTCCCAGGTCGGGGCCGGAGCCTCAAACCCGCCGCGGCTCGACACTGCTGGAGCGGCTCCAGCGAAAATATACGACCGTCGCGGCCAGCACCAGGATCCCACCCGCCCAGAAGTGAGGCATCCACAGAACCAGCCGCCACCAGCCATAGCGGGAGAGCGGTTCCCCCGACAAGATTGTCGGGATCGCCGGCACCGAGCCGACCACCCCGTAGGCGATGAGCAGGGCTCCCGAGACCCAGCCGAAGGCCAGGCGCATCCAGCGCGGCACCCTGATGACGTCCGGGCGCAGGAGGGCGAGGCCGAAGATGACGAACCCCAGCTTCACCAGCCCGGAGACGAGGACGACCACGACGAACCAGGTGGGCCGCTCCTGGGCGAGCCTCAGCCCCTCCCCCTGAAGAACCGTGTCGACCAGCCACGGGGAGCCCAGCGCCCAGGACACGCTGATACTGCCGAAGAAGGCCCACCACAGCATCATGGCGATGACCACCGCCCGTGAGCGCCCCGTCATCTCAGCGCCTCCTTCTGCGGCCTCCTCGGCCTATTCGGCCTCGATCAGGATCGTCACCGGGCCGTCGGCTTCCATGTCGATC
Coding sequences within it:
- a CDS encoding non-ribosomal peptide synthetase yields the protein MSPTSPNDQSLTVLLDDLRRAGIELHAEDGRLRFRAPRGALTPELRERLTVHRDEILERLQRKDRPLLKAHPEDAEAPFPLTDIQTSHLVGRGSAIDYGGLGCHGYTEIEFPDLDPVRLEDAWNRLVERHGMLRAGFDVAGWQQVPATRERVSIGVTDVRGQGIEAAQTVLDTTRERMAHQVYDIESWPLFELHVTRHDCGARLHFSIDLLIADARSITTLIDELVSLYLAPHEDLEPLDATFRDYVLALRAIQEPGHPWAERVAQDRDYWQERLNDLPGAPEVPLAPPRQSPPTFHRHVLRLDANRWKALKTFAASAGASPTGLLLAVYGSTLARWARRPRFTLNVTSLVPLPLHDDLERIIGDFTSTIPVLVDASGADRIEEVIGRVHHQLWEDLDHHHVSGVEVVREIARRRGWKAALLPFVFTSMLGVGSRDSLSRLGGRTVQGLTQTPQVLIDCQVLELDGELEVSWDVRDEALRGDWDKDAFTCMRDLLLALADGRPIPMEPDPTICRITPVPGRPIRLERSVVDRALTAPGSVAVISGERSWTYKNLLDRSAAYAASIRAAGAAPGNHVAVCLPHGFELVSALVGALRAGTAYVPIDVSHPVGRRVRIAELAEASLVITDRDHTAEDWRCTVLNAESVTDSLIADTAGIDEETDTSAPAYLIYTSGSTGAPKGVVITHAAAGNTIMDVSTRFGVDEHDRAMALASPSFDLSVYDVFGVLAAGGALIIPTEQQRTDPVAWAGLVRHHKITIWNSVPAQMQMVLDSLVGGDNDLASLRTVLLSGDWIPVALPGQLRTAAPSARIISLGGATEASIWSVFHEIDEVAPTWVSIPYGRALTNQAIHVLDEDLRERRPGVDGELYLAGAGLAQGYHASPEITARQFLIHPRTNERLYRTGDWGRRDTEGIVEFLGREDGQVKVHGHRIELAEVESALASHPSVSSAVALVDRSGDSQRLVGFVAPAPATDAPVAAGLASSPILDDVDNAELAQVAILGGRRALHSMARVLWDGGLDSGPRTHEELLALATPSHHGLLTRWIRALVHEGLLVESEGTYCMHAEPTYQEAEALDVRIREMEDHTGYGHEVDAYIRNCMAALPSLLRGDARATELLFPEGKADVALGAYRDNLVSRYFNDIIARTISSLAEDRPTGSPLRILEVGAGVGGTSTAVLESLEGTDTQYLFTDVSTFFLTRAREIYGPRPGLTYGILDINHDPLEQGIAPNSCDVVLAANVLHNALDIDTALERIHGMLAPRGRLVLLDEARDNYTLMVSMDFQSGLRQEFVDFRQDTGEVFIPASTWRELLERHGFILEGFTPGDDDLASVGQVLALARVKDGLAPVSSEELTKYLEDKLPPYMVPAELRVLDTLPTTLNGKTDRKALGEQLRVVTHAVNASGDEEATGTEQAVAAIWQEILGTGPLSPSQNFFNVGGDSLLVARMVNELRHRGLVPDSVTWDDVMRRVMTDPTVRGVAALVDALAIDGTDKANGATSSGAIVLRPGAGRTARVIVHDGSGTLTPYRNLINELRTAESPLPLIGLEASDPQFLTTLEPEEVLDHLCDEHIRTLRTLDLEEVRLTGYCMGGMVAAELARRLPEAGIRVNGLTVISSYRLPCDVTSRFVVEYVYARSVGIDPTVLGFAKPEVMGELLQAALQRTPGTISDESIAAAADESGLTDLSTLLRMEPDARLKNLVTAVGPSFDASYIRNTFEMFRQAMRVMGRVEPTVCETDLTFLSEHGEQALLPGLDDDMESFWDSRSNARFRTVDIPGNHFSCMEPPIVSRIAAELLEDDLR
- a CDS encoding saccharopine dehydrogenase NADP-binding domain-containing protein, whose product is MSTIGIIGANGTIGSGVARALARTGNDLCLGTRVPERVHSLVNEVARPDGPSIEVRTVDLDDDNSVVSFLDGLDAVVSCAAPSSRWSGPMARRALTVGVPLVDPAGGDLLHECSDLGRFYGNGGDLRSAVVVDAGMQPGLTGLIVRALLARASSTPRSVGLWHGGLGVIPKGSAQDLLLGTSTGGGTPHARRHAHRVVPFSGGGRHLPPNVPPTATATPILTEEINRICSAQRIPDAVEYQIINGEHVAEVARYYAASPILLGDEERMQEAVHRLQNAARVDCISHHPSYTLHAWAGDDELIVTTDAPFTLTAEVSALTTIALLEGRVDSAVLPFDEAVDPTWVFSRLRTLPSVTITGNSWYETGESPPDGTSCDMEEGEIL
- a CDS encoding thioesterase II family protein, with the translated sequence MTCLALSSALHNPLLYAVGRVQTPTAVVLGLPHAGGTCRLFLGWERLVPHDTQLLALRYPGREARLTHAPFRRMSDLVEQILSATLFLEDMDLYLFGHSMGALVGYAVCQEMKARGRRAPSGLVVSSSRPPRGTPESAPIRTRSDASLCEELLALGGTPPEVLKDPATRELVLSSLRADYELLETWTPLEGPIDSPIHEIHGDADTLTEDDVDGWRRSTTSDFHSRTVPGGHFYLSDSPALATHCLTDLIRSRRTTNHQ